The window AGAGTTCAAAACCTGCTTCAGTCAATTTTTTTTCTGCTATTTCAGGTATTTCATAAGTAAATGCAACCTTTGCCATAATTCCACCTCCATAACAAAATCTATTTTATATTATAACAAAAAAACCGGCCTTATTAAAGCCGGTTGAAATTTGGTGCCGAGAGTGGGACTTGAACCCACACGAGGTTTCACCCTCAGTGGATTTTGAGTCCACCGCGTCTGCCAATTCCGCCATCTCGGCAAAACCAAATTTATTATACCATTAAATATTCTTTTAGTCAAGGGCAAATAAAAAAATTAAATAATTTTAAAAAACAAAGTAATTTAATATTATAATTTCTTTTATTATTCTATAAAGATTTTTACTACATCTCCGCTTTCAGTATTAACATCTACAATATTCTCTCCTTCAAATTCATCAAAATTGATATTTTCTAGTGCTTCAACTATTTGATCTACTTGTTCTTTACTTATGTTTGCTCCTTGTTGAGCTAATCCTAAAGGTATTAATGCTTTTGCCATTTTTATTAATCCTAATGGAATTTTCACGTTAACTTTATCACCATCTCCTGAATTAACCTTAATAACTAATTTTCTTTTTGTATTGATTTTTTCTTTTTTTGTTTCAAAAAATGCTTCTATTAATTCTGCTGCTTCTTCAACTTCAATTTTATTTTCTTTAACCATAAACAAAATTCTTACCAATTCTTCTTTCATCCTTTTTACCCCCTTAATGATTTTAATTTTTCAACAGCTTCTTTAGGTTTTAATAAACCTTTTTCAAGATCATCTAGTATTTTCTTTTTTTCTGAAGATATTATTTCTTCTTCGGTTTTATTTTGTATTTCATCATTAGATGAATATCCCAAATCTTGCAATAATTTATTGAATTTATTTAATACTGTCGGATAAGAGACTTTTAAAATTTCAGATACTTTAGAAAGATTACCACGATTTAACAAATAAAGCCTTAAAAATTCAACGTTTTCATTACTTAAAGATGCAAATTCATTCATTTCAAAATTACCTTCTAATTTAGAATTACAATTTGAACATCTTAAAACTTCTATATTCATTTTTCCATAACACACCGGACAAATAGTTGGTGCTTTATACATTTTATCCATCTCCTTAAGCAACATAAATTTTTATTTTGGTTTTGCCTCCATCTGTTTCAACATCTACAAAATCTCCATAAAAATCAAAAAGATAATCTACAGATTCAATAATAGCATTTACTGCTTCATCTATATCAAAATCAATATATTTATTTTCTTTTTTTAATTTTGATATAATCGCTTTTTTTAATAGTGGTTTAAAACTATATAATAGAGGTTTCATAGATAACAAAATTCCTAATGGAAAAACGAGATTGACTTTTGTTTCATCAGTAATAACTTTAATAACAAATTTTGTTCCAACTGGATATTTTATTTTCTCTGAAATTATATTTGCGGCGGTTTCAGAATCATTCTCATCAATTATTTTTTTTATTGAAGTTCTTAAAAAAGTTTTCTGTATAGTCTTTCTTTTAAATGCTTTATAATAAGTATATAATATATATAAACCCAAACCAATAAAAAAAGATGCCCAAAAAATCTTAGCTCCCCAAAAAAATAAAATAATACCATATAAAATCATTAATATCGCCCCAACCATATCATCACCTCCATAATAATATTATAAATTATTTTTTATATTTTGTCAAGTGTTATTTTATAATTTTATAATTTATTCTTTTTAATTTTTATATCTTTTCTTAATAATAGGAAAAAATCAAATTATAATATATATTGTTTTTTGTCTTTTTATATGATATAATACCTATTGACTAAAATTACGGAGGTAAAATATGAGAAAATTTTGTGTATTTCTTTTTTTATTGCTTATGATTAATATTTTTTCTTTAAATGTTGTAACTTCAATAAAACCCTTAGAACTTATTGTTAAAGAAATTTCACCAAATGCTAGTATAACTAATATTTTTGATTCTTTTAACGATTTAAAAACCTCAAATACTGCACTTAACGATTATAAAAATATAGATTTAGTTATAATGATCAATAATGAATTAAAATTAGAAAAAAATCTCAATTCTGTTATCCTATCTGAAGGAGTTTTATATTATCCCTTTTTAGATAATCCCTATTTATGGACAGACCCACTGTATTCGGTAGTTATAGCATATAAAATAGAAAAAAAATTAGAAATTATTGATCCTGAAAATTCTTTATATTATAGAGACAATTTGTTGAATTTTACTCAGAAATTAATTAACTTGTCTGAAGAATTCTCAAAATCCATTAAAGATAAGAATATAAAAATAATTGATATGAATAATTTGCTCACTCATTTTTATGAACGATACAATATTAATTATAAATTATACAGTGATGATATTTTAGTTACTAATAAAGAAATACTAGTTTCAGAAAGACAATATAATAATATTACTTTTTCGGGTTTAAAAAATAAAAAAATCAACGTAGATATTTTGGCGAGTAATTATAACAACATTTTAGATTTTTATAAATCTATTATTGATAATTTGATTCAATGATTTATGGACAGTCAATTGACTGTCCATTTTTAATCGGAGGTATATTTATGAATATAGAATTTGATGTAATAATAATAGGTGCTGGCCCTAGTGGATTATTTTGTGGCTCAAATATTAAGAATAAAAAAATTTTAATTTTAGAAAAAAATAATAGTCCAGGAAAAAAATTATTAATTTCCGGTGGTGGAAAATGTAATTTTTCTAATACTGATGATCTCAAAGAATTAATAACACATTATGGTAATAAAAAAAATTTTATAAAAAAAGCTTTGTACCACTTTTCTAATAAAGAGTTATTAGAAAAAATAGATTTTGAATATATTATTCAGGAAAATAAAGTTTTCCCAAAAAGTATGCGTTCAAAAACTGTATTAAATTGGTTAATGAAAAAATGCGAAGAAAATAGAGTTGATATAATTTATAATTCAAAGGTTATAAATGTAAAAAAGATTGATTCTAAGTTTGTTGTGGAAACAGAAAATAAAACTTATTATTCTGATTATTTGATAGTTTCAACTGGAGGTAAATCATATCCCTCATTAGGAACAACTGGAGATGGTTATAAAATTGCAAAAAAATTCGGTCATAATATAATACAACCAAAACCAGCTTTAACACCTATTTTCATAAAAGATTATTATTTTTCTGATTTATCTGGTTTTTCAACTGAAGTTATTTTAAGAATAAAAAAAGAAAAATTTTTTGGAAAATTACTTTTTACTCATAAAGGATTTTCAGGCCCTGTGATTTTAAATAGTTCGAGACTTATATCCAATGGTAATGAAATAACAATTTCATTCGTAAAATTCGAAACGGAAGATAATTTTAGAGAAGATTTTATAAAAACTATTAATAATAATAAAAACAAAGAGATTTTTTTTGTTCTAAAACGATATAATCTATCCAAAAGATTTATTGCAATTATGTTCAAAACGCTCAAATTAAATAAAAAAACAAAATGTGGTAATATTTCAAAAAATGACAGAAATAAAATAATAAATTTTTTATATAATCATAAATTTGTTGTTGATAGAATTGGAGATTTTAATATTGCAATGGTTACATCAGGTGGCGTGGATACAACTGAAATAAATTCTAAAACTTTTGAATCAAAATTAATTAAAAATTTGTATTTTATAGGTGAAGTATTAGATGTGGATGGGGACACTGGAGGATATAATATACAATGGGCATTTTCTTCAGCTAAATCCGCTGCTGATAATATAAGTTATAAATGAATTCCGGCGTTTAATTGCCGGAATTTGTTATTTCTATTATATTTTCAGCCATTTCAGAAAATGTTCCGTCATGTGTTACTATGAAAGCTTGTTCTATTTCATTTAACATATTTTTAAGATTTTCAGCAAGCATATTTCGTCTTTCTTCATCAAGATTAATTGTTGGCTCATCTAAAATATAAATATTTGCTTTTGACAAGAAATTCACCAATGCTGTTCGTATAGCTATAGCTACGCTAACCTGTTCTCCACCTGAAAGAATAGAAAATTCACGATCACCTTTAACGGGATCTCTTAAAATAACCAAATACTCTTTTTCGGAACTCCAAATTATATTTTCATTTTTCCCTGAAATTTTTCTATAATTTTCTGTAGCTATTTTTGAAATAATGTCAGTAAATTCTGAGCTTACATATTTTCCCATTAATTTAATTTTATCCCTAAATTCTTTTGTTAAAATATACTTTTCTTCATTTGTATTTTTTTCTTCTTCAAATTTAGATATTTTTTGTTCTTTCTCTCTTTTTTCTGTTATCTTAATCTCAAGATTTTTTTTATTTGCCTTTAAAGATCCATATTGTGAATTTAAATTAATTAATATTTTCTTTATGCTATTTAGGTTTTTTTCTAAATTTTTCTTTTTTTCTTCCAATAATAATAAATCTGGATAGTTATTAGCTTTTTGTTTTAATTTTTCAATCTCTTTTTTTATAACTTCAATCTCTTTTTCTATGTCTTCATAATCTTTAATATACTTTTCAAGATTTTTTGCTATATTTTTGTTTTCGATATAAACTTCATAATCTTTTTTGTATTTTATTTTTATATTCTCGATATTAGATTTTTCTTTTCTTAATCTTTCTAACTCTATATCAAGATTTTCATAATCACTGATTTCTTTTTTTAGTTCTTCCATTTTTTTTATATTTTTTTCTTTTTTATTATTTAATAATATAATTTCATTTTGTATTTCATTAAAGTTTTTCATATTATCATTTTTTTCTTTTTCCATTTCTAAAATTTGCTTTCTTATATTTTTGAGATTACTTTCAATTTCAGTTATAGATTTTAGTATTTCATTAGAAGTATTTCTTAATTCTTTTTCTTTTTCAGCAAGATTTCCATATTTTCTTTCTAAATTACTTTTTTGATTTAAGAGATTCTCTCTTCCCTTTTTCTTATCTTGAATATCGCTTAAATATTTATTATATGTTTTAATGTCGCTTTTAACCTCATTTAAATCATTTAATTCTTTCTCTAATTTGTTTTTTGGATTATCCAATTTTTGTATTTTCTTTTTTATTTCTTTAATTTCATTATTTAAATTTTTTATTGAATTATCAAAATAGGTATTACTTCCACCTTTTTCTTCAAGATTCAAACATTTTTCATCTAAGATAGGACAAATTCCATTTGATAATTGTTTTTTTGAATTTTCTAAATTTTCAAGTTTAAGCTTTAACTCATCGAACTTTTTGCTTAAACTTTCTTCTTCAACAATTTTACTTTTTATTTCTTTTATTGCACTTTCAATTTTAGTTAATTTTTTTTCTTTTTCTTCTAAATGCTGTTTATAGTAATCTTCTTTCTTTATTTCATCATCTAATATACTTAAATTAAAAACTATTTCATTATATTTATCTAAATCCATTTTAAATAGTTTGTTTTCAACATCAAGTTGTTCTCTTTTTTTTAAAATTTTTTCGATTTCATTCTGAAGAATTTTTTCCTTATTTTCAAATTCAACTAGTTTGTTATCTGTTTGTGCTAACACATTTTTTATATTTTCCAAATTTTTATTTTCATTATTTATTTTTTCTTTAAAAACTTTTTTTTCTGTCTCTAAATCATTTATCTTCTTTTGTAATTTATCTCTTAATTTTTGTTTTTTTATTAGTTCTTTTTCAGAATCATTTAGCGTTGTTAACTTTTTTTCTGCTTTTATATATTCATTATATCCATTTTCGGTACTTTTTAGCATTTCTACAGCCATTTGAGCATCAGCAATTTGTTTTTTTAATTTATCTTTATTTTCTTGTTTATTATTAAGATGTGCTTCTTTTATTTCTAAATTACGTTTTATTTTTTCTAAAGTTTTAATTTCGAGATCCTTTTTCTTTATTTCTTGTTCAAAAACTTTTTCTTGATTTTCAAGTTCATCTATTTTTTTCTTTAAATTTAAAATATCTGCGTTAATTTTCTCAAGTTCTTCTTCTACATTATTATATTCTTTTAATTGTTCTTTCAATAGATTTATTTTTTCTTCATATATTGATAGTAAATTTTTATATTTATTTTCTGAATTTAAAAGATGTGTATATATTTTTTCATATATTTCTGTATCAAAAATCTTATTGAACAATTCTTTTCTTTGTGATGGACTTAGATTAAAAATATTGATAAGATCATTTTGATAAGCACTTATAACATTTTTAAAAATTTCTTTTGAATTTTTTCCATTAATTCCAGCCAATTCAGCAATTTTTTTTAAAACATATTCTTTTCTTTCAGATAATGTGTCTCCATTTTTTTCTTTTAACATATGTTTACTCTGATTCCCAATTTTTTTTTCAACTATATATTCCACATCATCATTTCCTACAAATTCAACTGTTATAGTTGAAAATTTTGCTTCTTTATTAACGGCATTTTTTAGGTTTTTATCTCTTGGTTC is drawn from Marinitoga hydrogenitolerans DSM 16785 and contains these coding sequences:
- a CDS encoding BaiN/RdsA family NAD(P)/FAD-dependent oxidoreductase, with translation MNIEFDVIIIGAGPSGLFCGSNIKNKKILILEKNNSPGKKLLISGGGKCNFSNTDDLKELITHYGNKKNFIKKALYHFSNKELLEKIDFEYIIQENKVFPKSMRSKTVLNWLMKKCEENRVDIIYNSKVINVKKIDSKFVVETENKTYYSDYLIVSTGGKSYPSLGTTGDGYKIAKKFGHNIIQPKPALTPIFIKDYYFSDLSGFSTEVILRIKKEKFFGKLLFTHKGFSGPVILNSSRLISNGNEITISFVKFETEDNFREDFIKTINNNKNKEIFFVLKRYNLSKRFIAIMFKTLKLNKKTKCGNISKNDRNKIINFLYNHKFVVDRIGDFNIAMVTSGGVDTTEINSKTFESKLIKNLYFIGEVLDVDGDTGGYNIQWAFSSAKSAADNISYK
- a CDS encoding DUF2089 domain-containing protein, translating into MYKAPTICPVCYGKMNIEVLRCSNCNSKLEGNFEMNEFASLSNENVEFLRLYLLNRGNLSKVSEILKVSYPTVLNKFNKLLQDLGYSSNDEIQNKTEEEIISSEKKKILDDLEKGLLKPKEAVEKLKSLRG
- a CDS encoding metal ABC transporter solute-binding protein, Zn/Mn family encodes the protein MRKFCVFLFLLLMINIFSLNVVTSIKPLELIVKEISPNASITNIFDSFNDLKTSNTALNDYKNIDLVIMINNELKLEKNLNSVILSEGVLYYPFLDNPYLWTDPLYSVVIAYKIEKKLEIIDPENSLYYRDNLLNFTQKLINLSEEFSKSIKDKNIKIIDMNNLLTHFYERYNINYKLYSDDILVTNKEILVSERQYNNITFSGLKNKKINVDILASNYNNILDFYKSIIDNLIQ
- a CDS encoding AAA family ATPase; this translates as MKINKISLKNYRNHIDKTIEFKNGINILLGKNGSGKSSIFEALGIALFDVEPRDKNLKNAVNKEAKFSTITVEFVGNDDVEYIVEKKIGNQSKHMLKEKNGDTLSERKEYVLKKIAELAGINGKNSKEIFKNVISAYQNDLINIFNLSPSQRKELFNKIFDTEIYEKIYTHLLNSENKYKNLLSIYEEKINLLKEQLKEYNNVEEELEKINADILNLKKKIDELENQEKVFEQEIKKKDLEIKTLEKIKRNLEIKEAHLNNKQENKDKLKKQIADAQMAVEMLKSTENGYNEYIKAEKKLTTLNDSEKELIKKQKLRDKLQKKINDLETEKKVFKEKINNENKNLENIKNVLAQTDNKLVEFENKEKILQNEIEKILKKREQLDVENKLFKMDLDKYNEIVFNLSILDDEIKKEDYYKQHLEEKEKKLTKIESAIKEIKSKIVEEESLSKKFDELKLKLENLENSKKQLSNGICPILDEKCLNLEEKGGSNTYFDNSIKNLNNEIKEIKKKIQKLDNPKNKLEKELNDLNEVKSDIKTYNKYLSDIQDKKKGRENLLNQKSNLERKYGNLAEKEKELRNTSNEILKSITEIESNLKNIRKQILEMEKEKNDNMKNFNEIQNEIILLNNKKEKNIKKMEELKKEISDYENLDIELERLRKEKSNIENIKIKYKKDYEVYIENKNIAKNLEKYIKDYEDIEKEIEVIKKEIEKLKQKANNYPDLLLLEEKKKNLEKNLNSIKKILINLNSQYGSLKANKKNLEIKITEKREKEQKISKFEEEKNTNEEKYILTKEFRDKIKLMGKYVSSEFTDIISKIATENYRKISGKNENIIWSSEKEYLVILRDPVKGDREFSILSGGEQVSVAIAIRTALVNFLSKANIYILDEPTINLDEERRNMLAENLKNMLNEIEQAFIVTHDGTFSEMAENIIEITNSGN